One halophilic archaeon DL31 genomic region harbors:
- a CDS encoding oligopeptide/dipeptide ABC transporter, ATPase subunit (SMART: ATPase, AAA+ type, core~TIGRFAM: Oligopeptide/dipeptide ABC transporter, ATP-binding protein, C-terminal~KEGG: hma:rrnAC3296 oligopeptide ABC transporter ATPase component~PFAM: ABC transporter-like; Oligopeptide/dipeptide ABC transporter, C-terminal), giving the protein MVDVLDVSGLTTTYHTERGPLRALEDVDLSIEANETYGLVGESGAGKSTVARAVMGMIDEPGEITSGDITYRGRDLRGLSEKEFRDVRGAEIAMIFQDPSEALNPVLTVGEQLKRAVRYNDEENRSEEELENDIVEMMETVHIPDPASRLDDYPVQFSGGMSQRVMIAMALLCDPDLLIADEPTTNLDVTIGAHILELLDDIQAERDLSIVFITHNMGIVANHCDRVGIMYAGRKVEEGPIERVFDDPHHPYTRDLLECIPRPDLGDVDRLTTIEGTMPTPIELPDTCYYANRCPMATDECWERRPQLEQTRDKKDHSAACYYSEDVA; this is encoded by the coding sequence GTGGTCGACGTGCTCGACGTGTCTGGACTGACGACCACGTATCACACAGAGCGTGGCCCCCTACGGGCGCTCGAGGACGTCGATCTCTCCATCGAGGCCAACGAGACGTACGGGCTCGTCGGTGAATCCGGTGCCGGGAAGAGCACCGTGGCGAGAGCCGTGATGGGAATGATCGACGAACCCGGCGAGATCACCTCGGGAGATATCACCTATCGCGGAAGGGACCTCCGGGGACTCTCCGAGAAGGAGTTCCGCGACGTTCGTGGAGCCGAGATCGCGATGATATTCCAGGACCCGAGCGAGGCCCTGAACCCCGTTCTCACCGTCGGCGAACAGCTCAAACGCGCAGTCCGGTACAACGACGAGGAGAACCGCAGCGAGGAGGAACTCGAGAACGACATCGTCGAGATGATGGAGACGGTCCACATCCCGGACCCTGCGTCCCGTCTCGACGACTATCCCGTGCAGTTCAGCGGCGGGATGAGCCAACGCGTCATGATCGCCATGGCGCTGCTCTGTGATCCGGACCTCCTCATCGCAGACGAGCCGACGACTAACCTCGACGTGACCATCGGCGCGCATATCCTCGAGTTGCTCGACGACATCCAAGCCGAGCGGGACCTCTCAATAGTTTTCATCACACACAACATGGGCATCGTCGCCAACCACTGTGACCGTGTTGGAATCATGTACGCGGGTCGAAAGGTCGAGGAGGGACCGATAGAGCGCGTGTTCGACGACCCGCACCACCCATACACTCGCGACCTCCTCGAGTGCATCCCCCGACCGGATCTCGGCGACGTCGACCGACTCACGACTATCGAGGGGACGATGCCGACGCCCATCGAACTCCCGGACACTTGCTACTACGCAAACCGATGTCCGATGGCGACCGACGAGTGCTGGGAACGACGGCCGCAGCTCGAACAGACGCGTGACAAGAAAGACCACAGCGCGGCATGCTACTACTCGGAGGATGTAGCATGA
- a CDS encoding Acetyl-CoA hydrolase (KEGG: hbo:Hbor_35380 acetyl-CoA hydrolase~PFAM: Acetyl-CoA hydrolase/transferase), with protein sequence MKPPRQESRLNGTLPITSPAAAANRIPDAATVLVSGFGSVGYPKEVPRALARADRDLSLTLISGGSVGGEIDVELTETDAIARRFPYQGRREIRNEINDGRIEFHDRNISTLGDEVRYGAFADADVAVVEAVAVGEDWLIPSTSIGHTPTFVESADTLIVEVNDAQPLELQRFHDVYLRKTPPDREPIPLGAPAESIGTSRVQFDPEKLVAVVETDRRDEPYTFRDPTDTDLRVADNLSGFLETETKQSKLFEESVRLQFGVGSLGNALMSALGDAEFGDKDLIYFGEVIQDGLLDLLDNGELRGASATSLALSAAGQDRLFENVDKYSEDVVLRPAALSNSPALIDRFGVISVNSALEVDIYGHVNSTHLNGTHVVNGVGGSGDFNRHSALAVVALGSTAADGDISRIVPMVPHVDHTEHDIDVVVTEQGVADLRGLSPRERAHELIRNCAYPAFRDELKDYFERACEADGHVPHDLGQVFSWDPGNG encoded by the coding sequence ACCCGAAGGAAGTTCCGCGCGCTCTCGCCCGAGCAGATCGCGACCTGTCGCTCACCCTGATTAGCGGCGGGAGCGTGGGAGGGGAGATCGACGTCGAACTCACCGAGACGGACGCCATCGCGCGGCGGTTCCCGTATCAGGGCCGCCGGGAGATTCGTAATGAGATCAACGACGGCCGAATCGAGTTCCACGACAGGAACATCTCGACGCTCGGCGACGAGGTCAGGTACGGCGCGTTCGCCGACGCGGACGTCGCGGTGGTCGAGGCCGTTGCAGTCGGAGAGGACTGGCTGATCCCCTCGACATCCATAGGCCACACGCCGACCTTCGTCGAGAGCGCGGACACCCTAATCGTCGAAGTGAACGATGCACAGCCGCTCGAACTCCAGCGCTTCCACGACGTGTACCTGCGTAAAACCCCACCTGACCGTGAACCGATTCCACTGGGCGCGCCCGCCGAGTCCATCGGCACCAGCCGTGTGCAGTTCGACCCGGAAAAATTGGTCGCCGTAGTCGAGACGGACCGGCGAGACGAACCGTACACGTTCCGCGACCCGACGGACACCGATCTGCGGGTCGCAGACAACCTCAGCGGCTTCCTCGAAACCGAGACGAAACAGTCAAAGCTGTTTGAGGAATCGGTCCGATTGCAGTTTGGCGTTGGAAGCCTTGGGAACGCCCTCATGAGCGCGCTCGGCGACGCGGAGTTCGGCGACAAGGACCTGATCTACTTCGGGGAAGTCATCCAGGACGGATTACTCGACCTCCTCGATAACGGGGAGCTTCGAGGGGCCAGCGCGACGTCACTCGCGCTCTCTGCAGCAGGACAGGACCGCCTGTTCGAGAACGTCGACAAGTATAGCGAGGATGTAGTCCTCCGACCCGCGGCCCTCTCGAACAGTCCGGCACTGATCGACCGGTTCGGCGTGATCAGCGTGAACAGTGCGCTCGAAGTCGACATCTACGGACACGTAAATTCGACGCACTTGAACGGGACCCACGTGGTCAACGGGGTCGGCGGTAGCGGCGACTTCAATCGCCATTCGGCGCTCGCAGTGGTCGCACTCGGGTCGACTGCCGCCGACGGAGACATCTCGCGGATCGTTCCAATGGTTCCACACGTCGACCACACCGAACACGACATCGACGTGGTCGTAACCGAACAGGGCGTCGCGGACCTGCGTGGTCTGTCCCCCCGTGAACGGGCCCACGAGTTAATCAGGAACTGTGCGTATCCGGCATTCCGCGACGAACTCAAGGACTACTTCGAGCGGGCGTGCGAAGCTGATGGGCATGTTCCGCACGATCTCGGCCAAGTGTTCTCGTGGGACCCCGGCAACGGATAG
- a CDS encoding major facilitator superfamily MFS_1 (PFAM: Major facilitator superfamily MFS-1~KEGG: hsl:OE4411F major facilitator superfamily transporter) produces the protein MLTRGAEEFADRSIMTASSQPRNSTDSVLRGYNGRILLLLTIGYAAMQTGRMALSPLLPTIIDDLSISPFEAGLVLSVLLWCNALMQFPSGRLSDRLSRKTVVSGAFSAAIVGFGLLSVASTYPLLLVGAAVVGVASGLYPAAALAWLSDLFEERRGRAFGINTAAIDTGSALSAVVATAVLVVGTWRTAFAPIAVLMVLVLVYVHRWGRESYVLERFSLDVGKTARALVGTKRMRWTLVCYSLYMFTWQGVAGFLPTYLQVEKGFSPMVASSGFAVLFVVGIVTKPIVGALGDRGSHARVAAGVLIIGSLGLAGTLVSTSTVGTLAGVIVFAVGLMGFSPPMLVVLTAQFPDDTLGADLGAARAVYIGIGSLGPVLVGYVASRTTYTAAFTILLGCLVGSLLVLAYIVRGRIGVPEPDEQPQ, from the coding sequence ATGCTCACCCGTGGTGCGGAAGAGTTCGCGGACCGCTCGATCATGACTGCGAGTTCCCAGCCCCGAAATTCCACCGACTCGGTCCTCCGGGGGTATAACGGACGAATCCTTCTGCTGTTGACCATCGGGTACGCAGCGATGCAAACCGGCCGGATGGCCCTCTCACCGCTGCTCCCGACGATCATCGACGACTTATCAATCTCGCCCTTCGAAGCGGGACTCGTCCTCTCGGTCCTCCTCTGGTGTAACGCGCTGATGCAGTTTCCTAGCGGTCGTCTCTCAGATCGGCTCTCGCGGAAAACCGTCGTCTCCGGAGCGTTCAGTGCCGCTATCGTGGGCTTCGGATTGCTGTCGGTGGCGTCGACGTATCCCCTCCTGCTCGTCGGTGCCGCTGTCGTCGGCGTCGCATCCGGACTCTATCCGGCGGCCGCGCTGGCGTGGCTCTCGGACCTCTTCGAGGAGCGACGCGGACGCGCGTTCGGGATTAATACAGCCGCCATCGACACGGGGAGTGCGCTTTCCGCGGTCGTTGCGACCGCCGTTCTCGTCGTAGGAACGTGGCGCACCGCGTTCGCCCCCATCGCCGTCTTGATGGTGCTCGTGCTAGTGTACGTCCACCGATGGGGTCGAGAGTCCTACGTCCTCGAACGGTTCTCACTTGATGTCGGGAAAACTGCGCGTGCATTGGTCGGAACCAAACGGATGCGCTGGACGCTGGTCTGCTACTCGCTGTACATGTTCACGTGGCAGGGCGTCGCCGGCTTCCTCCCGACGTATCTGCAGGTCGAGAAGGGGTTCAGTCCCATGGTCGCGTCGAGCGGGTTCGCGGTCCTCTTCGTCGTTGGAATAGTCACCAAACCCATTGTCGGGGCGCTTGGCGATCGCGGGTCGCATGCGCGAGTGGCGGCGGGCGTGCTGATTATCGGGTCACTCGGACTCGCCGGTACGCTGGTCTCTACCTCAACCGTCGGCACTCTCGCAGGAGTCATTGTGTTCGCGGTGGGACTGATGGGGTTCTCGCCGCCGATGCTCGTCGTGCTGACCGCTCAGTTCCCCGATGACACCTTGGGTGCCGATCTCGGCGCGGCGAGAGCTGTGTACATCGGAATTGGAAGCCTGGGACCGGTGCTCGTCGGATACGTCGCTAGCAGAACCACCTACACAGCGGCGTTCACCATCCTCCTCGGCTGTCTTGTCGGCAGTCTCCTCGTTCTCGCGTACATCGTTAGAGGACGAATCGGCGTGCCCGAGCCCGACGAGCAGCCCCAGTGA
- a CDS encoding MmgE/PrpD family protein (PFAM: MmgE/PrpD~KEGG: MmgE/PrpD family protein): MTARDDPLTTDDSLTTELAHGYHALSLDDVDDEVQDAVEVALLDVLGNLLAGTRERQHRAIVDVIRDRAETGGDATLAGTTGGVSAETAAFANAATAHVVVQDDAHRSSGTHPGTVVIPTALAVGEAAEATGEEVLTAIVAGYDIIGRLGSVRRGFNDELPRRPTPVFGPFGAAIAAGKLLDLDPSELASALGFAANLAGGMSQTWVAGTDEYVLHCGFAARHGVEAARFAGAGLLAAPRTLEGEYGFYRAFFGELPSGLSAVADGIGESLALADVYAKAEPACGLAIGSIQLAREIVAERDTPGGVDSVSIRVSDRAAAIPGVLHQGPFETPARALMSIPFGVACTLTYGEYSRRACREYHDDPAVASLVDEVAITTDEEFGKYRAEMTVEFTDGSKVTRRSTNVDEPTRADIVGKFDRNASAVLDAEQVEDLRGAIIGLPSAVNVRPVVRRLRRSP; encoded by the coding sequence ATGACCGCCCGAGACGACCCCCTCACGACGGACGACTCCCTCACCACAGAGCTCGCCCACGGGTACCACGCGCTCTCGCTCGACGACGTGGACGACGAGGTCCAAGACGCCGTAGAGGTAGCGCTGCTCGACGTACTCGGAAATCTACTGGCCGGTACCCGAGAGCGACAGCACCGAGCTATCGTGGACGTCATCCGCGACCGTGCAGAAACGGGTGGGGACGCGACCCTCGCCGGAACCACCGGAGGTGTGTCCGCAGAGACTGCCGCGTTCGCGAACGCGGCAACGGCACACGTCGTGGTTCAGGACGACGCTCACCGGAGCTCCGGAACCCATCCGGGGACGGTCGTCATCCCGACCGCGCTCGCAGTCGGTGAGGCGGCCGAGGCGACCGGCGAGGAGGTGCTCACCGCCATCGTGGCCGGATACGACATCATCGGCCGTCTCGGATCGGTTCGCAGGGGGTTCAACGACGAACTTCCGCGGCGGCCGACGCCGGTGTTCGGCCCGTTCGGCGCGGCGATAGCGGCGGGAAAGCTCCTCGATCTCGACCCATCGGAGCTAGCGTCCGCGCTCGGGTTCGCCGCGAATCTCGCCGGGGGCATGAGCCAGACGTGGGTGGCTGGCACGGACGAGTACGTTCTCCACTGCGGCTTCGCGGCCCGTCACGGCGTGGAGGCCGCCCGCTTTGCGGGTGCGGGCCTCCTCGCAGCGCCGCGGACTCTTGAGGGGGAGTACGGGTTCTACCGCGCGTTCTTCGGCGAACTCCCGTCGGGACTGTCGGCGGTGGCCGACGGCATCGGCGAGTCGTTAGCGCTCGCGGACGTGTATGCGAAGGCCGAACCGGCGTGCGGGCTCGCTATCGGGTCGATCCAGCTCGCACGGGAGATCGTGGCCGAGCGGGATACCCCGGGAGGGGTGGACTCAGTCTCGATTCGGGTGTCAGATCGGGCGGCCGCCATCCCGGGAGTCCTTCACCAGGGTCCGTTCGAGACGCCAGCGCGCGCTCTCATGTCCATCCCGTTCGGGGTTGCGTGTACGTTGACTTACGGCGAGTACTCGCGTCGGGCCTGTCGAGAGTATCACGACGATCCGGCGGTAGCTTCGCTGGTCGACGAGGTCGCGATTACGACCGACGAGGAGTTCGGAAAGTATCGAGCGGAGATGACCGTCGAGTTCACGGACGGAAGCAAGGTGACGCGGCGGTCTACGAACGTCGACGAACCTACGCGGGCGGACATCGTCGGGAAGTTCGACCGGAACGCGAGCGCCGTACTGGACGCGGAACAGGTCGAGGACTTGCGTGGGGCGATCATCGGTCTGCCGTCGGCAGTGAACGTCCGTCCGGTCGTGCGTCGACTCCGTAGGTCGCCGTAG
- a CDS encoding oligopeptide/dipeptide ABC transporter, ATPase subunit (SMART: ATPase, AAA+ type, core~TIGRFAM: Oligopeptide/dipeptide ABC transporter, ATP-binding protein, C-terminal~KEGG: hma:rrnAC2043 oligopeptide ABC transporter ATP-binding protein~PFAM: ABC transporter-like; Oligopeptide/dipeptide ABC transporter, C-terminal), producing MSDTPILELHNVQKYFKSGGRIERILGEQEIIQAVENVSLEVHPKETVALIGESGCGKSTVAKTVIGLHEETDGEVRFKGEPLTSDNVSEKGIGMVFQDPAESLNPRRTVGAILAGPLKQRGVEDIDSEIDELLEQVGLGTGVQNRYPGTFSGGQKQRIAIARALASDPELLIADEPVSGLDVSVQAKIINLLNELQEEMDLSLLLISHNLGVVRTIAHRVNIMYLGEIVERGATNQVFTDPGHPYTQALLSAIHLPEPGSRTERVILSGELPNPASPPSGCRFHTRCPEARKACAEEHPDRVPVNGETDHRAACLRRIENHDYWDSPQLDDDSREETRSVSEKAADD from the coding sequence ATGAGCGACACCCCAATCCTCGAACTCCACAACGTACAGAAGTACTTCAAGTCGGGCGGACGGATCGAACGCATCCTCGGCGAACAGGAGATCATCCAGGCGGTCGAGAACGTCTCGCTCGAAGTGCATCCGAAGGAGACGGTCGCTCTCATCGGCGAGAGTGGGTGCGGCAAGAGCACCGTCGCGAAGACCGTGATCGGGCTGCACGAGGAGACCGACGGCGAGGTGCGGTTCAAGGGCGAACCGCTTACCTCGGACAACGTCTCCGAGAAAGGCATCGGGATGGTATTTCAGGACCCGGCCGAGTCGTTGAACCCGCGCCGAACCGTCGGAGCAATCCTCGCGGGACCGTTGAAACAGCGTGGCGTCGAGGACATCGACTCGGAGATCGACGAGTTGCTCGAACAGGTCGGCCTGGGAACCGGCGTGCAGAACCGGTACCCGGGAACGTTCAGTGGAGGCCAGAAACAGCGGATCGCCATCGCGCGTGCGCTCGCGAGCGACCCCGAACTGCTCATCGCGGACGAGCCGGTCAGCGGGCTCGACGTCAGCGTTCAAGCGAAGATCATCAACCTCCTCAACGAACTGCAGGAGGAGATGGACCTCTCGCTCCTGCTCATCTCGCACAACCTCGGAGTCGTTCGCACCATCGCCCACCGAGTCAACATCATGTACCTGGGCGAGATCGTCGAGCGCGGGGCGACGAACCAAGTGTTCACCGACCCCGGACATCCCTACACGCAGGCACTCCTCTCGGCGATCCACCTTCCCGAACCGGGGAGTCGAACTGAGCGGGTCATCCTCTCCGGCGAACTCCCCAACCCCGCATCACCGCCGTCGGGCTGTCGGTTCCACACGCGATGTCCGGAGGCCCGCAAAGCCTGCGCCGAGGAGCATCCCGACCGGGTCCCGGTCAACGGCGAAACGGACCATCGAGCGGCGTGCCTCCGACGCATCGAGAACCACGACTACTGGGACAGCCCTCAGCTAGATGACGATAGCCGAGAGGAAACTAGATCCGTCTCCGAGAAGGCGGCCGACGACTGA